A DNA window from Setaria viridis chromosome 2, Setaria_viridis_v4.0, whole genome shotgun sequence contains the following coding sequences:
- the LOC117844777 gene encoding DNA-directed RNA polymerase 1B, mitochondrial, which produces MLPAPAPTAAAVSPATSSPLPAVTPQTLAASPLMWRRLPARRLASALLSSSPLPRAAAPHAPLERRLLPAASGLLPSPRLPPWQQDPRWFASSSAAAEAVSSEEAEELHHALEIVRTQPNQNQPPPPMEEQRASGRDHRDRHRRNRRGQQAQVAAEEHGMTYHKYASLRRRQIRVETEAWEQAAKEYRELLTDMCEQKLAPNLPYIKSLFLGWFEPLRDQIAAEQELVANRGSRASHGPYFNMLPADMMAVITMHKLMGLLMTGSGDGSVRVIQAACQIGEAIEHEVRIHRFLEKTRKKSNKEKENEEEIFDSDIAKEQQRLRKKVTDLMKKQKLRQVRKIVKNQDDSRPWGQDAHAKVGSRLIELFIETAHIQPPASQSSDGLPDIRPAFRHEMRTVPKEQQKHSRRYGVIKCDPLVRQGLDRTAKHMVIPYMPMLIPPICWTGYDKGAHLFLPSYVMRTHGARQQREAVKRAPREQMQSVFEALNTLGSTKWRVNKRVLSIIDRIWSSGGRLADLVDRTDVPLPEKPDTEDETVLKKWRWHTRSVKKGNSERHSQRCDVELKLAVARKMKDEEGFYYPHNLDFRGRAYPMHPYLNHLGSDLCRGVLEFAEGRPLGESGLRWLKIHLANLYAGGVDKLSYAGRIAFAENHLEEIFDSADRPLEGKRWWLGAEDPFQCLAVCMNLTEALRSPSPEATISHIPVHQDGSCNGLQHYAALGRDKLGAIAVNLVAGEKPADVYSGIATRVVEIMRRDSQKDPSTDPDAARARLILDQVDRKLVKQTVMTSVYGVTYVGAREQIKRRLKERGVIADDAELFGASCYAAKVTLTALGEMFQAARSIMNWLGDCAKVIACENEPVKWTTPLGLPVVQPYRKLGRHLIKTSLQVLTLQRETDKVMVKRQRTAFPPNFVHSLDGSHMMMTAVACKRQGLNFAGVHDSYWTHACDVDTMNKILREKFVELYDTPILENLLESFEKSFPKLKFPPLPERGDFDMKDVLESPYFFN; this is translated from the exons ATGCTCCCCGCCCCAGCTCCGACCGCCGCGGCTGTCTCTCCCGCCACATCCTCTCCGCTTCCCGCCGTAaccccccaaaccctagccgcatCGCCCCTCATGtggcgccgcctccccgcccgccgcctcgcatccgccctcctctcctcctccccactcCCGCGCGCCGCTGCCCCGCACGCTCCTCTCGAGCGTCGTCTCCTCCCCGCGGCCTCTGGTCTCCTCCCGTCCCCGCGCCTGCCCCCGTGGCAGCAGGACCCGCGGTggttcgcctcctcctccgccgctgccgaggCGGTGTCatcggaggaggccgaggagctACACCACGCGCTCGAGATCGTTCGGACGCAGCCGAATCAGAATCAACCTCCTCCACCGATGGAGGAGCAGCGGGCATCCGGGAGAGACCACCGTGACCGGCATCGGCGGAACAGGCGCGGGCAGCAGGCGcaagtggcggcggaggagcacgGAATGACTTACCACAAATACGCCTCCCTGCGTCGCCGGCAGATCCGCGTCGAGACGGAGGCGTGGGAGCAGGCCGCAAAGGAGTACCGCGAGCTCCTCACGGACATGTGCGAGCAGAAGCTTGCACCCAATCTGCCCTATATCAAGTCGCTCTTCCTAGGATGGTTTGAGCCGCTGCGGGACCAGATCGCCGCCGAGCAGGAGCTCGTGGCGAACCGCGGGTCCCGGGCCTCACATGGACCCTACTTCAACATGCTCCCAGCAGATATGATGGCTGTCATCACCATGCACAAGCTCATGGGGCTGCTCATGACTGGCAGTGGGGACGGGAGTGTTCGAGTCATTCAGGCGGCGTGTCAGATTGGCGAGGCTATTGAGCATGAG GTTCGAATCCACAGATTTCTAGAGAAGACAAGGAAAAAAAGcaacaaagaaaaggaaaatgaagaagaaatttttgacTCGGATATTGCCAAAGAACAACAGCGTCTAAGAAAGAAAGTCACTGATCTGATGAAAAAGCAAAAGCTAAGGCAAGTAAGGAAGATAGTGAAGAATCAAGATGATTCCAGGCCATGGGGTCAAGATGCTCATGCGAAA GTTGGCAGTCGTTTGATTGAGCTATTTATTGAAACAGCCCATATACAGCCACCTGCTAGCCAGTCATCAGATGGTCTGCCTGACATCCGCCCTGCTTTCAGACATGAAATGAGAACGGTGCCTAAAGAACAACA GAAACATAGTCGCAGATATGGTGTGATCAAGTGTGATCCACTGGTTCGGCAAGGCCTAGATAGAACA GCAAAACACATGGTCATTCCATACATGCCTATGTTGATTCCCCCAATCTGTTGGACAGG atATGATAAGGGAGCACACCTGTTTTTACCATCCTATGTGATGCGCACACATGGTGCTCGGCAGCAGAGGGAGGCTGTTAAAAGGGCTCCAAGGGAACAAATGCAATCAGTTTTTGAG GCCTTGAATACTCTTGGGAGCACGAAGTGGAGGGTTAACAAAAGAGTTCTTAGTATCATTGACAGAATATGGTCAAGTGGTGGCCGGCTTGCTGACCTGGTTGATCGCACTGAT GTTCCATTACCTGAGAAGCCTGACACTGAAGATGAAACTGTGCTAAAGAAGTGGAGGTGGCACACGAGGTCAGTTAAGAAGGGAAACAGTGAAAGGCATTCTCAGAGATGTGATGTTGAACTGAAACTTGCT GTTGCTCGAAAAATGAAGGATGAGGAGGGATTTTACTATCCACACAACCTTGATTTTAGAGGTCGTGCTTACCCAATGCATCCTTACCTGAACCACTTGGGTTCAGATCTTTGTCGAGGGGTTTTGGAGTTTGCTGAAGGTCGTCCACTTGGCGAGTCAGGCTTGCGCTGGCTGAAGATACACCTAGCAAATTTGTATGCTGGTGGTGTTGATAAGTTATCATATGCTGGCCGAATTGCATTTGCTGAGAATCACTTGGAGGAAATATTTGATTCTGCTGATAGGCCTTTAGAAGGCAAACGATGGTGGCTTGGGGCTGAAGATCCGTTCCAGTGCCTGGCAGTATGCATGAATCTTACTGAAGCTTTAAGAAGCCCGTCTCCAGAAGCAACGATATCACATATTCCTGTGCACCAG gATGGTTCTTGTAATGGCCTTCAGCACTATGCAGCTCTTGGAAGGGATAAG TTGGGAGCTATTGCTGTCAACTTAGTTGCTGGAGAGAAGCCTGCAGATGTTTACTCAGGAATAGCTACCAG GGTGGTGGAAATTATGCGGAGGGATTCACAAAAGGATCCTTCTACAGATCCTGATGCAGCTCGTGCTCGTCTGATACTTGATCAG GTGGATAGAAAATTGGTGAAGCAAACTGTGATGACATCTGTGTATGGCGTCACTTATGTTGGAGCACGTGAACAAATTAAAAGAAGACTGAAAGAGAGGGGAGTCATTGCTGATGATGCGGAATTATTTGGTGCATCATGTTATGCTGCTAAG GTTACCCTGACAGCACTTGGTGAGATGTTCCAAGCTGCCCGTAGTATCATGAACTGGCTTGGTGACTGTGCCAAG GTAATTGCTTGTGAAAATGAACCAGTGAAATGGACAACCCCTCTTGGGCTTCCAGTTGTTCAACCATATCGCAAACTAGGGAGGCATCTT ATTAAGACGTCGCTACAGGTTCTGACCCTTCAGAGGGAGACTGATAAG GTTATGGTGAAGCGGCAGAGAACAGCTTTCCCTCCAAACTTTGTGCATTCCCTTGACGGTTCTCATATGATGATGACCGCTGTTGCTTGCAAAAGGCAAGGCCTGAACTTTGCAG GAGTTCATGATTCTTATTGGACCCATGCTTGTGATGTTGATACAATGAACAAAATACTCCGGGAGAAGTTTGTGGAACTCTATGATACACCTATTTTGGAAAAT CTGTTGGAGAGTTTCGAGAAATCTTTCCCTAAGTTAAAATTCCCACCATTGCCAGAGAGGGGAGACTTTGATATGAAGGATGTCCTTGAGTCTCCGTATTTTTTCAACTAG